One Perca flavescens isolate YP-PL-M2 chromosome 14, PFLA_1.0, whole genome shotgun sequence genomic window carries:
- the rbbp4 gene encoding histone-binding protein RBBP4 isoform X2, translated as MADKEGAFDDAVEERVINEEYKIWKKNTPFLYDLVMTHALEWPSLTAQWLPDVSRPEGKDYSVHRLVLGTHTSDEQNHLVIASVQLPNDDAQFEASHYDSEKGEFGGFGSVSGKIEIEIKINHEGEVNRARYMPQNPCIIATKTPTSEVLVFDYTKHPSKPDASGECHPDLRLRGHQKEGYGLSWNPNLSGSLLSASDDHTICLWDISAVPKEGKIVEAKTIFTGHTAVVEDVSWHLLHESLFGSVADDQKLMIWDTRSNNTSKPSHAVDAHTAEVNCLSFNPYSEFILASGSADKTVALWDLRNLKLKLHSFESHKDEIFQVQWSPHNETILASSGTDRRLNVWDLSKIGEEQSPEDAEDGPPELLFIHGGHTAKISDFSWNPNEPWVICSVSEDNIMQVWQMPGQRNVVGTVSGFPYHQGNQHVWTGKTEVQWDRGPSHAASSCCQPEQRKWVGLIE; from the exons ATGGCAGACAAAGAAG GAGCATTTGACGATGCAGTCGAGGAGAGGGTGATAAATGAGGAGTACAAGATCTGGAAGAAAAACACTCCATTCCTCTACGACCTGGTTATGACCCATGCTTTAGAGTGGCCCAGCCTCACTGCCCAGTGGCTGCCTGATGTCTCCAG GCCAGAGGGGAAGGATTACAGTGTGCACCGGCTGGTGTTGGGCACCCACACGTCTGATGAGCAAAATCACCTGGTCATTGCCAGCGTTCAGCTACCCAACGATGACGCCCAGTTTGAAGCCTCACATTATGACAGTGAAAAAGGAG AGTTTGGAGGCTTTGGCTCAGTAAGCGGCAAGATCGAGATAGAAATCAAGATCAACCATGAAGGAGAAGTGAACCGTGCCCGCTACATGCCCCAGAACCCCTGCATCATTGCCACCAAGACCCCTACCTCAGAAGTGCTGGTGTTTGACTACACCAAGCACCCTTCCAAGCCAG ATGCCTCTGGAGAGTGTCACCCTGATCTGCGTCTCAGAGGCCATCAGAAAGAAGGCTATGGACTCTCCTGGAATCCAAATCTGTCCGGCTCTCTCCTTAGTGCATCAGATGACCAT ACCATCTGTTTGTGGGACATAAGTGCTGTGCCAAAGGAGGGGAAGATAGTAGAGGCGAAGACGATTTTCACCGGCCACACTGCCGTGGTGGAAGACGTCTCCTGGCACTTGCTTCACGAGTCTCTCTTTGGATCTGTAGCAGATGACCAGAAGCTCATGAT TTGGGACACTCGTTCGAACAACACCTCCAAACCCAGCCATGCAGTAGACGCCCACACAGCAGAGGTCAACTGTTTGTCATTCAACCCTTACAGCGAGTTCATCCTGGCCTCTGGCTCTGCAGACAAG ACTGTGGCTCTTTGGGACCTGAGAAACTTGAAACTGAAGCTGCATTCCTTCGAGTCGCACAAGGATGAGATCTTCCAG GTTCAGTGGTCACCTCATAATGAGACAATACTGGCTTCCAGCGGAACAGACCGTCGCCTCAACGTCTGGGACCTCAG taaaATCGGAGAAGAGCAGTCACCAGAAGATGCGGAGGATGGCCCACCCGAGCTACTG TTTATCCATGGAGGCCACACCGCCAAGATCTCTGACTTCTCCTGGAACCCCAACGAGCCCTGGGTCATCTGCTCGGTGTCCGAAGACAACATTATGCAAGTCTGGCAAATG CCAGGTCAGAGGAATGTGGTAGGGACAGTGAGTGGCTTTCCCTACCACCAAGGGAACCAACATGTCTGGACAGGGAAAACTGAAGTGCAGTGGG ACAGAGGGCCCTCACATGCTGCTTCATCTTgctgccaacctgaacaaagGAAATGGGTGGGACTTATAGAGTAG
- the rbbp4 gene encoding histone-binding protein RBBP4 isoform X4, translating into MADKEAGAFDDAVEERVINEEYKIWKKNTPFLYDLVMTHALEWPSLTAQWLPDVSRPEGKDYSVHRLVLGTHTSDEQNHLVIASVQLPNDDAQFEASHYDSEKGEFGGFGSVSGKIEIEIKINHEGEVNRARYMPQNPCIIATKTPTSEVLVFDYTKHPSKPDASGECHPDLRLRGHQKEGYGLSWNPNLSGSLLSASDDHTICLWDISAVPKEGKIVEAKTIFTGHTAVVEDVSWHLLHESLFGSVADDQKLMIWDTRSNNTSKPSHAVDAHTAEVNCLSFNPYSEFILASGSADKTVALWDLRNLKLKLHSFESHKDEIFQVQWSPHNETILASSGTDRRLNVWDLSKIGEEQSPEDAEDGPPELLFIHGGHTAKISDFSWNPNEPWVICSVSEDNIMQVWQMTEGPHMLLHLAANLNKGNGWDL; encoded by the exons ATGGCAGACAAAGAAG CAGGAGCATTTGACGATGCAGTCGAGGAGAGGGTGATAAATGAGGAGTACAAGATCTGGAAGAAAAACACTCCATTCCTCTACGACCTGGTTATGACCCATGCTTTAGAGTGGCCCAGCCTCACTGCCCAGTGGCTGCCTGATGTCTCCAG GCCAGAGGGGAAGGATTACAGTGTGCACCGGCTGGTGTTGGGCACCCACACGTCTGATGAGCAAAATCACCTGGTCATTGCCAGCGTTCAGCTACCCAACGATGACGCCCAGTTTGAAGCCTCACATTATGACAGTGAAAAAGGAG AGTTTGGAGGCTTTGGCTCAGTAAGCGGCAAGATCGAGATAGAAATCAAGATCAACCATGAAGGAGAAGTGAACCGTGCCCGCTACATGCCCCAGAACCCCTGCATCATTGCCACCAAGACCCCTACCTCAGAAGTGCTGGTGTTTGACTACACCAAGCACCCTTCCAAGCCAG ATGCCTCTGGAGAGTGTCACCCTGATCTGCGTCTCAGAGGCCATCAGAAAGAAGGCTATGGACTCTCCTGGAATCCAAATCTGTCCGGCTCTCTCCTTAGTGCATCAGATGACCAT ACCATCTGTTTGTGGGACATAAGTGCTGTGCCAAAGGAGGGGAAGATAGTAGAGGCGAAGACGATTTTCACCGGCCACACTGCCGTGGTGGAAGACGTCTCCTGGCACTTGCTTCACGAGTCTCTCTTTGGATCTGTAGCAGATGACCAGAAGCTCATGAT TTGGGACACTCGTTCGAACAACACCTCCAAACCCAGCCATGCAGTAGACGCCCACACAGCAGAGGTCAACTGTTTGTCATTCAACCCTTACAGCGAGTTCATCCTGGCCTCTGGCTCTGCAGACAAG ACTGTGGCTCTTTGGGACCTGAGAAACTTGAAACTGAAGCTGCATTCCTTCGAGTCGCACAAGGATGAGATCTTCCAG GTTCAGTGGTCACCTCATAATGAGACAATACTGGCTTCCAGCGGAACAGACCGTCGCCTCAACGTCTGGGACCTCAG taaaATCGGAGAAGAGCAGTCACCAGAAGATGCGGAGGATGGCCCACCCGAGCTACTG TTTATCCATGGAGGCCACACCGCCAAGATCTCTGACTTCTCCTGGAACCCCAACGAGCCCTGGGTCATCTGCTCGGTGTCCGAAGACAACATTATGCAAGTCTGGCAAATG ACAGAGGGCCCTCACATGCTGCTTCATCTTgctgccaacctgaacaaagGAAATGGGTGGGACTTATAG
- the sync gene encoding syncoilin, translated as MEDDNISPTGFEPLFIKEEDADPDRTLMEQSECNTAQSGLTFTGTQLNPSALIKPYLQEMDNLLTSCEELTGIPFGSHFSATYNETSLTESTHSHSKEEDAMESCGETSISPQAYLQTSYIDVHMDGAGTENQPTQGQSQDLGPIITRCGVSTEASRQNTMPLTSAGNKLSDTMVEYEGQLLGMLAMLESCMEESGMDFEPQGWPTDASQEYVHISKTPHPFRGTTLVPVQQGRPIKLETQPMQLESWAGQHAGGEEVPKESRNKETLGSATNGSQQNPVLSLDNVGGFSMETLESQDQVGLDSEFRFPGPSMPLYSTENVQKMYCEATKTRYMSTNEDANTKDDITKIEIDNTGLPAEERQELKMETIDLGSCMNELGALGSHMEECIEEVSRLEKRRKELLKEVLELRGNKDREEAEGSNEEETEEQIDRKVAELMCALKREEEGRREERKKEIQSLREERAEEERKLWKVNLERQGLHEELRKLKRRLFATARDCAYSQAALNTQRREVEFLKREEEKLQSLVLQLTEEGSQLRVAQQQQLLDLQAELHAQHSSQTSNTQDELTQCKRHSCGDIQQYLQGGLKALEDRYEPILLTLLKRREATAGALVKVKEQAKELKAQLRPLKEEIQKLNLQRACLEEKLKLICLQRREDVGQYKETVYCLEDRSRELKTELKIQKRKTKEIEDLRDSLTEQLLIFRAAIKDHNNCGNQEKT; from the exons ATGGAGGACGATAACATTTCACCTACTGGGTTCGAGCCTCTCTTCATTAAGGAAGAGGATGCGGATCCAGACAGAACCTTAATGGAACAAAGTGAATGCAACACGGCACAATCTGGACTCACTTTCACAGGAACACAACTGAATCCATCAGCTTTAATTAAGCCATACTTACAGGAGATGGATAACTTGCTGACGAGCTGTGAGGAGCTCACTGGCATCCCCTTTGGTTCTCACTTCTCAGCAACTTACAATGAAACAAGCCTGACTGAATCAACTCATAGCCACAGCAAAGAGGAAGACGCAATGGAGAGCTGTGGAGAAACAAGTATTTCTCCCCAAGCATATCTTCAAACAAGCTACATTGACGTACATATGGATGGGGCTGGAACAGAAAACCAGCCAACACAAGGCCAGTCTCAAGACTTGGGCCCCATCATTACCAGGTGTGGAGTCAGCACAGAAGCTTCTCGTCAAAACACAATGCCTCTCACTTCAGCGGGAAACAAACTGAGTGACACCATGGTGGAGTATGAGGGTCAACTGTTGGGGATGTTGGCCATGCTGGAGAGCTGTATGGAAGAATCTGGGATGGACTTTGAGCCTCAAGGCTGGCCTACAGATGCAAGCCAAGAATATGTACACATCAGTAAGACACCTCATCCTTTTAGGGGTACAACACTGGTGCCTGTACAGCAAGGAAGGCCAATAAAGTTGGAGACCCAGCCGATGCAATTAGAATCCTGGGCTGGTCAACATGCAGGAGGAGAGGAAGTTCCCAAGGAAAGCAGAAATAAGGAAACACTGGGTTCAGCAACAAATGGAAGCCAACAGAATCCTGTGCTAAGCCTTGACAACGTGGGTGGCTTCTCAATGGAAACACTGGAATCGCAAGACCAGGTGGGCCTTGATTCTGAGTTCAGGTTTCCAGGGCCATCAATGCCATTATATAGTACAGAAAATGTACAGAAGATGTACTGTGAGGCGACAAAGACAAGATATATGTCTACTAATGAAGATGCAAACACGAAAGATGACATAACTAAGATTGAAATAGACAACACTGGATTGCCAGCTGAAGAGAGACAGGAGCTCAAGATGGAAACCATCGATCTGGGATCTTGCATGAATGAACTAGGCGCACTAGGTTCTCATATGGAGGAGTGCATAGAGGAGGTAAGTCGGTTagaaaagaggaggaaggaaCTGCTGAAGGAGGTGCTGGAATTGAGAGGTAataaagacagagaggaggcagaGGGGAGCAATgaagaggagacagaagagCAAATTGATAGAAAAGTGGCAGAGCTGATGTGCGCACtgaagagggaggaagaggggagaagagaggagaggaagaaagagattCAGAGCCTTAGGgaggagagagcagaggaggagaggaagctgTGGAAGGTAAACCTGGAGAGACAGGGCCTGCATGAGGAGCTTAGAAAGCTGAAGAGGAGACTGTTCGCCACGGCTAGGGACTGTGCTTACAGCCAGGCCGCCCTGAACACCCAGCGCAGAGAGGTGGAGTTCCTAAAGAGAGAAGAG GAGAAGCTGCAGTCGCTGGTGCTCCAGCTGACAGAAGAGGGCTCCCAGCTCAGGGTGGCTCAACAACAACAGCTCTTAGACCTACAAGCAGAGCTTCATGCCCAGCACTCCAGTCAGACCTCCAACACCCAGGACGAGCTGACCCAGTGCAAGAGGCACTCCTGTGGGGACATTCAGCAGTATCTGCAGGGTGGGCTGAAAGCACTGGAGGACAG GTATGAACCCATTTTGCTCACATTGCTGAAGAGAAGGGAGGCAACAGCCGGAGCACTGGTGAAAGTCAAAGAGCAGGCCAAGGAGCTGAAGGCCCAACTGAGACCCCTAAAGGAGGAGATCCAAAAGCTGAATCTCCAGAGGGCTTGCTTGGAGGAGAAACTCAAACTAATTTGTCTACAGAGGAGAGAGGATGTGGGGCAGTACAAG GAGACAGTGTACTGTCTGGAGGACAGAAGCAGAGAGCTGAAGACAGAGTTAAAGATCCAGAAGAGAAAAACCAAAGAGATAGAGGACCTGAGAGACAGCCTAACCGAGCAACTCCTCATTTTCAG GGCTGCCATTAAGGACCATAACAACTGTGGGAATCAGGAGAAAACATGA
- the rbbp4 gene encoding histone-binding protein RBBP4 isoform X6 produces MADKEGAFDDAVEERVINEEYKIWKKNTPFLYDLVMTHALEWPSLTAQWLPDVSRPEGKDYSVHRLVLGTHTSDEQNHLVIASVQLPNDDAQFEASHYDSEKGEFGGFGSVSGKIEIEIKINHEGEVNRARYMPQNPCIIATKTPTSEVLVFDYTKHPSKPDASGECHPDLRLRGHQKEGYGLSWNPNLSGSLLSASDDHTICLWDISAVPKEGKIVEAKTIFTGHTAVVEDVSWHLLHESLFGSVADDQKLMIWDTRSNNTSKPSHAVDAHTAEVNCLSFNPYSEFILASGSADKTVALWDLRNLKLKLHSFESHKDEIFQVQWSPHNETILASSGTDRRLNVWDLSKIGEEQSPEDAEDGPPELLFIHGGHTAKISDFSWNPNEPWVICSVSEDNIMQVWQMAENIYNDEDPEGSTDPEATA; encoded by the exons ATGGCAGACAAAGAAG GAGCATTTGACGATGCAGTCGAGGAGAGGGTGATAAATGAGGAGTACAAGATCTGGAAGAAAAACACTCCATTCCTCTACGACCTGGTTATGACCCATGCTTTAGAGTGGCCCAGCCTCACTGCCCAGTGGCTGCCTGATGTCTCCAG GCCAGAGGGGAAGGATTACAGTGTGCACCGGCTGGTGTTGGGCACCCACACGTCTGATGAGCAAAATCACCTGGTCATTGCCAGCGTTCAGCTACCCAACGATGACGCCCAGTTTGAAGCCTCACATTATGACAGTGAAAAAGGAG AGTTTGGAGGCTTTGGCTCAGTAAGCGGCAAGATCGAGATAGAAATCAAGATCAACCATGAAGGAGAAGTGAACCGTGCCCGCTACATGCCCCAGAACCCCTGCATCATTGCCACCAAGACCCCTACCTCAGAAGTGCTGGTGTTTGACTACACCAAGCACCCTTCCAAGCCAG ATGCCTCTGGAGAGTGTCACCCTGATCTGCGTCTCAGAGGCCATCAGAAAGAAGGCTATGGACTCTCCTGGAATCCAAATCTGTCCGGCTCTCTCCTTAGTGCATCAGATGACCAT ACCATCTGTTTGTGGGACATAAGTGCTGTGCCAAAGGAGGGGAAGATAGTAGAGGCGAAGACGATTTTCACCGGCCACACTGCCGTGGTGGAAGACGTCTCCTGGCACTTGCTTCACGAGTCTCTCTTTGGATCTGTAGCAGATGACCAGAAGCTCATGAT TTGGGACACTCGTTCGAACAACACCTCCAAACCCAGCCATGCAGTAGACGCCCACACAGCAGAGGTCAACTGTTTGTCATTCAACCCTTACAGCGAGTTCATCCTGGCCTCTGGCTCTGCAGACAAG ACTGTGGCTCTTTGGGACCTGAGAAACTTGAAACTGAAGCTGCATTCCTTCGAGTCGCACAAGGATGAGATCTTCCAG GTTCAGTGGTCACCTCATAATGAGACAATACTGGCTTCCAGCGGAACAGACCGTCGCCTCAACGTCTGGGACCTCAG taaaATCGGAGAAGAGCAGTCACCAGAAGATGCGGAGGATGGCCCACCCGAGCTACTG TTTATCCATGGAGGCCACACCGCCAAGATCTCTGACTTCTCCTGGAACCCCAACGAGCCCTGGGTCATCTGCTCGGTGTCCGAAGACAACATTATGCAAGTCTGGCAAATG GCTGAGAACATCTACAACGATGAAGATCCAGAGGGTTCGACAGACCCTGAAGCCACAGCGTAA
- the rbbp4 gene encoding histone-binding protein RBBP4 isoform X5 gives MADKEAGAFDDAVEERVINEEYKIWKKNTPFLYDLVMTHALEWPSLTAQWLPDVSRPEGKDYSVHRLVLGTHTSDEQNHLVIASVQLPNDDAQFEASHYDSEKGEFGGFGSVSGKIEIEIKINHEGEVNRARYMPQNPCIIATKTPTSEVLVFDYTKHPSKPDASGECHPDLRLRGHQKEGYGLSWNPNLSGSLLSASDDHTICLWDISAVPKEGKIVEAKTIFTGHTAVVEDVSWHLLHESLFGSVADDQKLMIWDTRSNNTSKPSHAVDAHTAEVNCLSFNPYSEFILASGSADKTVALWDLRNLKLKLHSFESHKDEIFQVQWSPHNETILASSGTDRRLNVWDLSKIGEEQSPEDAEDGPPELLFIHGGHTAKISDFSWNPNEPWVICSVSEDNIMQVWQMAENIYNDEDPEGSTDPEATA, from the exons ATGGCAGACAAAGAAG CAGGAGCATTTGACGATGCAGTCGAGGAGAGGGTGATAAATGAGGAGTACAAGATCTGGAAGAAAAACACTCCATTCCTCTACGACCTGGTTATGACCCATGCTTTAGAGTGGCCCAGCCTCACTGCCCAGTGGCTGCCTGATGTCTCCAG GCCAGAGGGGAAGGATTACAGTGTGCACCGGCTGGTGTTGGGCACCCACACGTCTGATGAGCAAAATCACCTGGTCATTGCCAGCGTTCAGCTACCCAACGATGACGCCCAGTTTGAAGCCTCACATTATGACAGTGAAAAAGGAG AGTTTGGAGGCTTTGGCTCAGTAAGCGGCAAGATCGAGATAGAAATCAAGATCAACCATGAAGGAGAAGTGAACCGTGCCCGCTACATGCCCCAGAACCCCTGCATCATTGCCACCAAGACCCCTACCTCAGAAGTGCTGGTGTTTGACTACACCAAGCACCCTTCCAAGCCAG ATGCCTCTGGAGAGTGTCACCCTGATCTGCGTCTCAGAGGCCATCAGAAAGAAGGCTATGGACTCTCCTGGAATCCAAATCTGTCCGGCTCTCTCCTTAGTGCATCAGATGACCAT ACCATCTGTTTGTGGGACATAAGTGCTGTGCCAAAGGAGGGGAAGATAGTAGAGGCGAAGACGATTTTCACCGGCCACACTGCCGTGGTGGAAGACGTCTCCTGGCACTTGCTTCACGAGTCTCTCTTTGGATCTGTAGCAGATGACCAGAAGCTCATGAT TTGGGACACTCGTTCGAACAACACCTCCAAACCCAGCCATGCAGTAGACGCCCACACAGCAGAGGTCAACTGTTTGTCATTCAACCCTTACAGCGAGTTCATCCTGGCCTCTGGCTCTGCAGACAAG ACTGTGGCTCTTTGGGACCTGAGAAACTTGAAACTGAAGCTGCATTCCTTCGAGTCGCACAAGGATGAGATCTTCCAG GTTCAGTGGTCACCTCATAATGAGACAATACTGGCTTCCAGCGGAACAGACCGTCGCCTCAACGTCTGGGACCTCAG taaaATCGGAGAAGAGCAGTCACCAGAAGATGCGGAGGATGGCCCACCCGAGCTACTG TTTATCCATGGAGGCCACACCGCCAAGATCTCTGACTTCTCCTGGAACCCCAACGAGCCCTGGGTCATCTGCTCGGTGTCCGAAGACAACATTATGCAAGTCTGGCAAATG GCTGAGAACATCTACAACGATGAAGATCCAGAGGGTTCGACAGACCCTGAAGCCACAGCGTAA
- the rbbp4 gene encoding histone-binding protein RBBP4 isoform X1, which translates to MADKEAGAFDDAVEERVINEEYKIWKKNTPFLYDLVMTHALEWPSLTAQWLPDVSRPEGKDYSVHRLVLGTHTSDEQNHLVIASVQLPNDDAQFEASHYDSEKGEFGGFGSVSGKIEIEIKINHEGEVNRARYMPQNPCIIATKTPTSEVLVFDYTKHPSKPDASGECHPDLRLRGHQKEGYGLSWNPNLSGSLLSASDDHTICLWDISAVPKEGKIVEAKTIFTGHTAVVEDVSWHLLHESLFGSVADDQKLMIWDTRSNNTSKPSHAVDAHTAEVNCLSFNPYSEFILASGSADKTVALWDLRNLKLKLHSFESHKDEIFQVQWSPHNETILASSGTDRRLNVWDLSKIGEEQSPEDAEDGPPELLFIHGGHTAKISDFSWNPNEPWVICSVSEDNIMQVWQMPGQRNVVGTVSGFPYHQGNQHVWTGKTEVQWDRGPSHAASSCCQPEQRKWVGLIE; encoded by the exons ATGGCAGACAAAGAAG CAGGAGCATTTGACGATGCAGTCGAGGAGAGGGTGATAAATGAGGAGTACAAGATCTGGAAGAAAAACACTCCATTCCTCTACGACCTGGTTATGACCCATGCTTTAGAGTGGCCCAGCCTCACTGCCCAGTGGCTGCCTGATGTCTCCAG GCCAGAGGGGAAGGATTACAGTGTGCACCGGCTGGTGTTGGGCACCCACACGTCTGATGAGCAAAATCACCTGGTCATTGCCAGCGTTCAGCTACCCAACGATGACGCCCAGTTTGAAGCCTCACATTATGACAGTGAAAAAGGAG AGTTTGGAGGCTTTGGCTCAGTAAGCGGCAAGATCGAGATAGAAATCAAGATCAACCATGAAGGAGAAGTGAACCGTGCCCGCTACATGCCCCAGAACCCCTGCATCATTGCCACCAAGACCCCTACCTCAGAAGTGCTGGTGTTTGACTACACCAAGCACCCTTCCAAGCCAG ATGCCTCTGGAGAGTGTCACCCTGATCTGCGTCTCAGAGGCCATCAGAAAGAAGGCTATGGACTCTCCTGGAATCCAAATCTGTCCGGCTCTCTCCTTAGTGCATCAGATGACCAT ACCATCTGTTTGTGGGACATAAGTGCTGTGCCAAAGGAGGGGAAGATAGTAGAGGCGAAGACGATTTTCACCGGCCACACTGCCGTGGTGGAAGACGTCTCCTGGCACTTGCTTCACGAGTCTCTCTTTGGATCTGTAGCAGATGACCAGAAGCTCATGAT TTGGGACACTCGTTCGAACAACACCTCCAAACCCAGCCATGCAGTAGACGCCCACACAGCAGAGGTCAACTGTTTGTCATTCAACCCTTACAGCGAGTTCATCCTGGCCTCTGGCTCTGCAGACAAG ACTGTGGCTCTTTGGGACCTGAGAAACTTGAAACTGAAGCTGCATTCCTTCGAGTCGCACAAGGATGAGATCTTCCAG GTTCAGTGGTCACCTCATAATGAGACAATACTGGCTTCCAGCGGAACAGACCGTCGCCTCAACGTCTGGGACCTCAG taaaATCGGAGAAGAGCAGTCACCAGAAGATGCGGAGGATGGCCCACCCGAGCTACTG TTTATCCATGGAGGCCACACCGCCAAGATCTCTGACTTCTCCTGGAACCCCAACGAGCCCTGGGTCATCTGCTCGGTGTCCGAAGACAACATTATGCAAGTCTGGCAAATG CCAGGTCAGAGGAATGTGGTAGGGACAGTGAGTGGCTTTCCCTACCACCAAGGGAACCAACATGTCTGGACAGGGAAAACTGAAGTGCAGTGGG ACAGAGGGCCCTCACATGCTGCTTCATCTTgctgccaacctgaacaaagGAAATGGGTGGGACTTATAGAGTAG
- the rbbp4 gene encoding histone-binding protein RBBP4 isoform X3, giving the protein MADKEAGAFDDAVEERVINEEYKIWKKNTPFLYDLVMTHALEWPSLTAQWLPDVSRPEGKDYSVHRLVLGTHTSDEQNHLVIASVQLPNDDAQFEASHYDSEKGEFGGFGSVSGKIEIEIKINHEGEVNRARYMPQNPCIIATKTPTSEVLVFDYTKHPSKPDASGECHPDLRLRGHQKEGYGLSWNPNLSGSLLSASDDHTICLWDISAVPKEGKIVEAKTIFTGHTAVVEDVSWHLLHESLFGSVADDQKLMIWDTRSNNTSKPSHAVDAHTAEVNCLSFNPYSEFILASGSADKTVALWDLRNLKLKLHSFESHKDEIFQVQWSPHNETILASSGTDRRLNVWDLSKIGEEQSPEDAEDGPPELLFIHGGHTAKISDFSWNPNEPWVICSVSEDNIMQVWQMPGQRNVVGTVSGFPYHQGNQHVWTGKTEVQWGQSIAFTFSFTLHFFLF; this is encoded by the exons ATGGCAGACAAAGAAG CAGGAGCATTTGACGATGCAGTCGAGGAGAGGGTGATAAATGAGGAGTACAAGATCTGGAAGAAAAACACTCCATTCCTCTACGACCTGGTTATGACCCATGCTTTAGAGTGGCCCAGCCTCACTGCCCAGTGGCTGCCTGATGTCTCCAG GCCAGAGGGGAAGGATTACAGTGTGCACCGGCTGGTGTTGGGCACCCACACGTCTGATGAGCAAAATCACCTGGTCATTGCCAGCGTTCAGCTACCCAACGATGACGCCCAGTTTGAAGCCTCACATTATGACAGTGAAAAAGGAG AGTTTGGAGGCTTTGGCTCAGTAAGCGGCAAGATCGAGATAGAAATCAAGATCAACCATGAAGGAGAAGTGAACCGTGCCCGCTACATGCCCCAGAACCCCTGCATCATTGCCACCAAGACCCCTACCTCAGAAGTGCTGGTGTTTGACTACACCAAGCACCCTTCCAAGCCAG ATGCCTCTGGAGAGTGTCACCCTGATCTGCGTCTCAGAGGCCATCAGAAAGAAGGCTATGGACTCTCCTGGAATCCAAATCTGTCCGGCTCTCTCCTTAGTGCATCAGATGACCAT ACCATCTGTTTGTGGGACATAAGTGCTGTGCCAAAGGAGGGGAAGATAGTAGAGGCGAAGACGATTTTCACCGGCCACACTGCCGTGGTGGAAGACGTCTCCTGGCACTTGCTTCACGAGTCTCTCTTTGGATCTGTAGCAGATGACCAGAAGCTCATGAT TTGGGACACTCGTTCGAACAACACCTCCAAACCCAGCCATGCAGTAGACGCCCACACAGCAGAGGTCAACTGTTTGTCATTCAACCCTTACAGCGAGTTCATCCTGGCCTCTGGCTCTGCAGACAAG ACTGTGGCTCTTTGGGACCTGAGAAACTTGAAACTGAAGCTGCATTCCTTCGAGTCGCACAAGGATGAGATCTTCCAG GTTCAGTGGTCACCTCATAATGAGACAATACTGGCTTCCAGCGGAACAGACCGTCGCCTCAACGTCTGGGACCTCAG taaaATCGGAGAAGAGCAGTCACCAGAAGATGCGGAGGATGGCCCACCCGAGCTACTG TTTATCCATGGAGGCCACACCGCCAAGATCTCTGACTTCTCCTGGAACCCCAACGAGCCCTGGGTCATCTGCTCGGTGTCCGAAGACAACATTATGCAAGTCTGGCAAATG CCAGGTCAGAGGAATGTGGTAGGGACAGTGAGTGGCTTTCCCTACCACCAAGGGAACCAACATGTCTGGACAGGGAAAACTGAAGTGCAGTGGGGTCAGAGCATTGCATTTACCTTCTCCTTTACTTTGCACTTTTTCCTCTTTTGA